The sequence below is a genomic window from Lelliottia sp. JS-SCA-14.
ACTGCCATGACCTTTGTCGTCTTGCGCCGCACGGTGATTCATCCGCTGCAACGCGCTGCCCGTCGCATCGAGCAGATTGCGAAGGGGGATTTGACCATGGCTGACGACCTGACCGGGCGCAGCGAAATCGGGCGTTTGACCCGCGATCTGCAAACCATGCAGCACTCGCTGGTGAACACCGTCGGCACCGTTCGTGAGGGCGCGGAACAGATTTATCGTGGTACCAGCGAGATTTCCGCCGGTAACACCGATCTCTCTTCACGCACCGAGCAGCAGGCGGCCGCCATCGAGCAGACCGCCGCCAGCATGGAAGAGCTGACCGCCACCGTGAAGCAAAACGCCGATAACGCCCATCACGCGAGCAAACTGGCGGAAGACGCCTCCGGCAAAGCCAGCCGCGGCGGCCAGATGGTCTCCGGCGTGGTGAAAACCATGAGCAATATTTCGACCAGCTCGAAGAAAATCTCTGAAATCACCGCGGTGATTAACAGCATCGCTTTCCAGACCAACATCCTGGCGCTGAACGCCGCCGTGGAAGCGGCGCGCGCGGGCGAACAGGGGCGCGGATTTGCGGTGGTTGCCAGCGAAGTGCGCACCCTGGCAAGCCGCAGTGCCAACGCGGCGAAAGAGATCGAAGGGCTGATTCATGAATCCGTCAGCCTTATCGACCAGGGTTCAGGCGAAGTGGTTGCCGCCGGTAACACCATGAATGAAATCGTCGAAGCGGTTAAGCGCGTGACGGACATCATGCTGGAGATCGCGGCGGCGTCTGACGAGCAGAGCCGGGGTATCGTCCAGGTGAGCCAGGCGATTTCTGAGATGGATAAAGTGACCCAGCAGAACGCCTCGCTGGTGGAGGAAGCCTCTGCGGCGGCGGCATCATTGGAAGAACAGGGCGCGCGTCTGACAGAAGCTGTGGGTGCGTTTCGTCTGAATGGGGTAGCGGCAGGGCGCGGGAGTAAGAGTGCGCCAGTGGCTCAGCCAGCGCCATTGCGCCAGGCAGTGGTGACCGGTGGGGATAACTGGGAAACGTTCTGAGTGGGTGAAAGTCGGGTGGCGGCTGCGCCTTACCCGACCTACAAAATACGAGACCGTAGGCCCGTGCAAGCGTAGCGCCGCCGGGCAAAAAAGGGGCCAATCGGCCCCTTTTGCATTAGATCGTTACGCCTTATCTGGCAGGGCGTAGGCGATAATGTAATCGCCGCGATCCGGCGACTGGCGCGCGCCACCCGCGTTGATAATGATGTACTGTTTCCCGGTTTTCGGGGAGACGTAAGTCATCGGACCGGACTGGCTGCCCACCGGCAGACGGTCTTTCCAGATCTCTTTCCCTGTCGCAGTATCAAACGCGCGCAGGTAGAAATCCTGAGTGCCCGCGAAGAACAGCAGACCAGACTGAGTTGAAAGCGACGCGCCCAGGGTTGGCATGCCGATTGGGATTGGCATGTGCATACGAATGCCCAGCGGACCCGTGTCTTCAACGGTACCGACCGGAACCTGCCACACCAGTTTGCCACTTTTCAGATCCACGGCGGACATGGTGCCGAACGGTGGTTTCTGGCATGGAATGCCCAGCGGAGAGAGGAAGCGCTCGCGCATGGCGCCGAACGGTGTCCCGTCCATCGGTACGATACCCATCTCGATCCCGCTCGCGTTTTTAGCCACGTTAGCGCGCGGCACCATGTAGTTCGCCAGGCCCAGACGCATATCGTTGACGAACATCAGACCGTTGTTCGGATCAACCGACACGCTGCCCCAGTTCATCCCGCCCAGAGAGCCAGGGAACTGCAGAGAACGGTCCAGACCCGGTGGGGTGAAGACACCCTGATGACGCATCTCTTTAAACTGGATACGGCACAGCAGCAGATCGACCGGTGTCGCGCCCCACATATCGGATTCGGTCAGCGTCTGGTTGCCAATCATCGGCATGCCAACGGAATACGGCTGCGTCGGGGAGTAACGTTCACCTTCAATGTTGCCCGCCGGGACAGGGCGCTCTTCCACTTTCGCCACCGGTTTACCGGTTTCACGGTTGAGCATAAAGATCATGCCCTGTTTGCTGGTTTGCACCAGCACCGGCGTGGTGCCGCCTTTGCCGTCTGGCAGATCGTACAGCAGCGGCTGGGAAGGCAGGTCAAAGTCCCACAGATCGTGGTGGGTGGTCTGGAAATGCCAGCGCACCTGACCGGTGGTGGCGTCGACGGCCACAATTGAGGAGCTGTACTTATCGTCCAGCGCGGTACGTTCGCCTGCGTAGAAATCTGGCGTCGCGTTGCCGGTCGGAAGATAGATCAGGTTCAGTTTGGCGTCGTAAGACATCGCAGACCAGACGTTCGGCGTACCGCGCGTATAGGTCTGACCTTCCGGCGGCAGGCCGGTCAGTTCAGGGTTGCCTGGATCCCAGGCCCACGCCAGTTTACCGGTGTGAACGTCATAGGCACGCACCACGCCCGGCGGTTCACCGGTGGAGAAGTTATCCGCCACACGGCCACCAACGACCACCACATTCCCCGCCACCAGCGGCGTCGAGGTTTGCTGGTAGTAGCCTGGCTTGATTTCACCCATACCAACGCTGAGATCGACAATACCGCGATCGCCGAAATCTTCGCAGACTTTACCGGTATCGGCGTTGATGGCGATCAGACGCGCATCGGTGGTCGGCAGGAACAGACGACGGGAGCAGGCGGCAGGTTGAGATTCGGTTTGTGACGTTGTCACGACACTGTGATCTTCAAAGAAGCCCAGCCCACGGCAGCGCTGCCAGTTGGGTGCGGTGGCTTTGGAATCGTAGCGCCATTTCTCTTTGCCGGAATCGACGTCCAGGGCCAGCACTTTACTGTACGGCGTGCAGACAAACAGGGTGTCGCCGATCTGCAGCGGGGTGTTCTGGTCTTCTGCACCGGAGCCGTTGCTCACCGGGATATCACCCGTGTGTGCGGTCCATGCCACTTTCAGCTCACCGATATTCTGCTTGTTGATCTGGTCAAGCGCAGCAAAACGGTCGCCGTGGGTCGTGTTGCCCCAGTGCTCCCAGTTTTTCTGCTCTTCGCCTGGCGCGACGGGTTTCACCGGCACCGCTTCATTAGCGGCCACCAGGGTTTGCGGCTTAAACATCCAGCCGAAGCTTACCAGCATGGCGACGGCCAGCAGCGCGGCCAGGGCAAATGCCGGTTTGGTGTTAGCCGGTTGACGGCTGTTTGCCGCGCGCAGGAACGGCCAGACGATGGCACACAGGAAGGCCAGCACGGCGAGGGTAAACAGGCGCGAGAAGAGCGGCCAGAAATCCCAGCCAGCATCGCTAACCGCCCAGAACAGGGAAGCGACAAACGCGATAGCATAAAGGACGATACCGCTGGTGCGATTCGTCAGGATTAAAAAGGCGGAGACCAACATCACCACGCCCATGATCAGGAAGTACCAGGTGCCGCCTACGGTGGCGAGCTTCAGGCCCAGTCCGCCGATCGCCAGTCCGATGAGTGCCATCAGGACGACCAGGAGCCACTGCAGAAGTCTTGGGACCCCGCGTGGCGCGCTGCCAAATGCCATGTCTATCTCCTTAAAGACCTCGTATTCACTCCACAGCAAGGATGTTTTGCCTGTACCAAATGGGTAATTGAATACGGATTTAATGATGATTTATACGATGAATACCGTTTGTACGGCTTTTAAACCCACTGAGTGAAAGAGGGTGTGAACCATTTGGTGAATTCGCGGCTATGATAAATCTGTTAAATTGTTTTGCGCAATTGTTAATAAATAATTTCGCATTATTTGATTAAACAGACGAAAAACCCGTCAGGTTGACGGGTTTGAAGGAAGACGAAGAAAAGATCTTAGCCTGGCATCGACTTGCGGATCGCGCTCAGGAGCGACTGCGCGCCGGAAGAGAGCTGCGTGTCGACGCGAGTCAAAATGCCGATAGGCTCACCGGCCCCAGGAGAGGCAATCGGCAGAGAGGTGAGCGAGCCCTGGCGCAGATCTTCTTTTACCGCACCGGACGGCACAAACCAGACGTAGTCATAGTCCACCGTCAGCTGACGCGATAGCGACGCCGAAAGGGTTTCGATGCACCCGGACGGCAGCTTGCAGCCCTGCATTTGCAGCATCACTTCAGCGTTATGGCGCGGGGCGGTGCCTTTCGGCGATACCACCACCGGCCACTCCATCACCCGGCTCAGTGTCACCGTATCGTGAAGCAGCGGATGATTCGGGCGAACCACCAGTTTCAGCGATTCCAGGAACAAGAGTTCATAATTCAGGCCGCCCATCAGCTCAGGATCGGACATGCGCCCGATCCCCAGATCCAGCTCGCCCGACTTTAATCCCGCCAGCAGCATGGTGTTGCTCATGGTCGCCACCTGCAGGGTGGTGTTTTTTTGCTGCTTATGAAACTGCCCAATAGCCGCAGGCAAAATGCCGAGCGCTGCCGTGGGCAGGGCACCCACGCGCACCACGTCGCCGGGATGATCGTCTTTACGATTCAGCGCCTGACCGGCGGTATTCAGGGCATCCAGTACTTTGACGGCATGGGTCAGAAACTGCTCGCCGACTAAGGTCAGCTGCGCGCCAAGACGCCCGCGATCGAAAAGACGAGTTCCGGTCAGTTGTTCCAGTTCGTTCAGCGTTTTTGAAAGGGCCGGCTGGCTAAGATTAAGAGTTTCAGCCGCACGCCCCAGCGTTCCCTGTTGAGCGACGGCCACAAAAGTGTGCAGATGGCGCAAGCGTATGCGCTGACTAAACAAACCATTTTTTTCCATGATGCGATGTTATGAAGATAGCCATGGGAGTGACAAGGAAAGATGTTTAATTTTGATAACCTGATAGCAAAATATTTTTAACATTTGATCTATTTGAGTTACAAGAAAATTTTCACAGGCGGACGATGCATTCCTCTTATGACGTTTCGTGATAATCAGTGACAAAAAGCGCAGGGAATAACCACTTGCCTGTCAGGATCACAAATCGCAAATTCTTCCCCCCAACGAGGACGGCCTTCTCTACACTCCAGGTAATATTCACTGGAGGCATGACATCATGGCGAACACCATCACGGCTGATGACATTCGGGAACACTTTTCGCAGGCTATGTCAGGGATGTACCAGCAGGAAGTTCCGCAGTACGGCACATTGCTGGAGCTGGTTGCGGATGTGAATCTGGCGGTACTGGAAAACAACCCGCACTTACATGAACAACTCGCCAACGCCGATGAGCTGGCGCGTTTGAATGTCGAGCGCCACGGGGCGATCCGCGTGGGCAGTGCGCAGGAACTCTCTACGCTGCGGCGGATGTTTGCCATTATGGGCATGTATCCCGTCAGCTATTACGATCTCTCCCAGGCAGGCGTCCCGGTGCACTCCACGGCGTTTCGCCCTATCGATGACGCCGCGCTGTCCCGCAATCCGTTCCGCGTTTTCACCTCGCTGCTGCGCATGGAGCTTATCGAGAACGTGGATATGCGCAAACGCGCGACGGAAATCCTCGCCCAGCGCAATATCTTCACGCCGCGTTGCCTGGAGCTGATCGCGCTGCATGAGTCGGAAGGGCACTTTACTGAAACGCAGGCGCGCGAGTTTGTTCGTGAAGCGCTGGAAACCTTCCGCTGGCATCGCCACGCCACCGTCGATCAGGAAACCTATTTGGCGCTGCACAATGAACATCGTCTGATCGCCGACGTGGTCTGCTTCCGCGGCTGCCATATCAATCATCTTACGCCGCGCACCTTAGATATCGACCGGGTGCAGGAGCTGATGCCGAAGTACGGCATTGAACCGAAGATTTTGATCGAAGGCCCGCCGCGTCGTGAGGTGCCGATTTTACTGCGTCAGACCAGTTTTAAAGCGCTGGAAGAGCCGGTGCTGTTTGCCGGAGAACATAAAGGCACGCACACGGCGCGCTTTGGCGAGATCGAGCAGCGTGGGGTGGCACTCACACCGAAAGGCCGAGAACTTTATGATCGGCTGCTTACCGAAGCAGGCACCGGCAGGGACAATCTGACCCATCAGCTGCATCTGCGTGAAGTGTTCCAGACCTTCCCGGACAGCGAAATGTTCCTCCGCCGTCAGGAGCTGGCCTATTTCCGCTACCGTCTGACGCCTGCGGGCGAGGCGCATCGGCAGGCATTTCGTCCGGGCGACGATCCGCAGCCGCTGATTGAGCGCGGCTGGGTCGTGGCGCAGCCGATCACCTATGAAGATTTTCTGCCGGTGAGTGCGGCGGGGATTTTCCAGTCGAATCTGGGGAATGAAACCCAGACGCGGAGCCACGGGAATTCCAGTCGGGAAGCATTTGAAACCGCGCTCGGCTGCCCGGTGTACGACGAGTTTGAGCTCTATCAGCAGGCGGAAGACCGCAGTAAACGGCGTTGCGGTTTGCTCTGAAATCGCTACTCTGCTGGGGTGTGATGGAAAAAGAAGGTGATTATGGAACATTCCACTCCCCCGGTGGTGACGACGCGCCAGGGTGCGCTCTGCGGTTTTACGGATGAAGATATTCATGTCTGGTGCGGTATTCCCTATGCCGCACCGCCCGTCGGCGCACTGCGCTGGCGATCGCCGCAACCTCCTGAACCCTGGGACGGTATTCGTCTGGCCGATACGATATCGGCATCCAGCTGGCAAAACAGCGACTACTGCCGGGAACTGGGCGGGGGCGACCCTGGGGGGTTCTCGGAGGATTGTCTCTATCTCAACGTCTGGTCTCCCGCAAAACGCAATGCGCAGCTGCCGGTGATGGTCTGGCTACACGGCGGCGGGTTTACGATCGGCGCGGGCGGATTGCCACCGTACAATGGTAAGGCGCTGGCGCAACGGGACGTGGTTGTCGTGACCATCAACTATCGTCTGGGCCATCTCGGTTTCTTCGCCCATCCAGCGCTCGCCGGTGAAGAAGCGTCGGTTGTGCATAATTTTGCGCTCTACGATCAAATCTCGGCCCTCAACTGGGTGCGCGACAACATTGCCGCGTTTGGCGGCGATCCGGATAACGTGACCTTGTTCGGTGAGTCTGCCGGGGCGCGCAGCGTGCTGTCATTGCTCGCGTCTCCGCTGGCAAAAGGGCTGTTTCATAAGGCGATTGTCCAGAGCGGCTACACGCTGCCCGATACTCCACGCGAGCAGGCGTTGCAAAAAGGTGAGGCGCTGGCGGCGCATTTTGGTATTGAGAATGCCACGGCAGAACAGCTGCGGGCGATCCCGGCGGACGCCTTCTGGTGCATGGCTGCACCCCTGAACATCGCGCCGACGCCGATTGTTGGCGACAGCGTGTTGCCGGAGCCGATGCTGGATGTGTTCTTTGCCGCCCGCCAGCACCCTGTGCCGCTGATGATTGGCTCTAACAGCGACGAAGCCAGCGTGATGGCGGTGTTTGGCATCGATCTCGCCGGGCAAATTCAGAAGCTGCGCCGCGAACGGCGATTGGGTCTGGGACTGATCAAGCTGCTTTATCCTGGTGTGAAGGGCGACGAAGAGCTGGGGCGGCAGGTGTGCCGCGATATGGCGTTCACCACCATGGGATTTGTGGTGATGCAGGCCCAGCAGCGCGTCGGCGAGCCCTGCTGGCGCTACTGGTTTGATTATGTCGCGGAAGCGGAACACGATACCTATCTCAACGGCGCGTGGCACGGGAATGAAGTGCCGTATGTTTTTGATACGCTGGGGAACATTGAGCCTTCACGCCAGTATGTGAACGAGCGCGATCTGGCGTTTGCCGCGCAGGTGGCGGATTACTGGGTCAACTTTGCCCGTCATGCGAGCCGAACCTGCGATGCGCTACAGGGCCCGACGCGCTGGCCTGCCTGTCGTAAAGGGCGGGACGTGTTGCTGCGTATCGGTTTGAATAAACATGCAGGTTTTCGGCTGGAAAACCGCTTTATGCGCGCCCGAATGAGCCTGTTTAAACGGGTGATGAAGCACCATGTGAGTCTTGATTGAGCAAACATGCGCGAAACGCGGCCAGCCCGGCGGCTTTCGCGCGCGATTCCCGTAAAACCAGACGGTAGCTGGCCCCGGTTTTGACGCTGGTATCAAAAGGACGCGCGAGACGTCCGGCACGAATATCCTCTTCGACCAGCGTTTCATCTGCAATCGCCACGCCCAGCCCCTGCATCGCGGCGGTGATCGCCAAATCCATAGTGTCGAAATGCTGATTTCTCTGCATCGTCAGGGCGAGTTCAGCCTGTCTGGAGAGCCAAAGCGACCAGTCCGTTTTGTCCCGAGTAGGGTGAAGAAAGGTCAGGGTTTCCAGCGGGGCATTCAATCGTAGTGGGCTCATCACCGGCGTTAGCGCCTCCTCAAACAGCAGATCGCCCGCATTTAAATGGGTGCCGAACACGATCGCCGCGTCGTAGGATTCGGTTTTGAAGTTCACCGTGTGATCGGTAGAGGTAGTGAGCGCAATTTGCAGCTCGGGCTGTTCGCGCTCGACCTGTAGCAGCCGCGGGACCAGCCAGCGCATGGCACAGGTCGGGACTTTCAGGCGCACGACCGTTTGCTGCGCGCGCGCCTGCTCGGCCACCGTTAACAGATGTTCGAACGCGGCCTGCAGGTCAGGCAGCAGGGCGCTTCCCTGTGAGGAAAGTCTCAAACCACGTGCGTGGCGCTCAAAAAGCGGGAAGCCGAACCAGCTTTCCAGAGTGGCAATTTTCCGGCTCACGGCTCCCTGAGTCAGGCACAGCTCTTTTGCCGCATGGGTGAGATTCAGATGACGGGCGGTGACCAGAAAGGCGTCTACAGCATTGTGTGGGAAGGTACGGCGCGACATAAACTCTCCAGGCATGCGTTTTTATCATGTCGTCCATCACACATGAGCTGGCGGAGTCTGTCAATCGGCGAAAAAAAACCCGCCGGGTGGCGGGTTTTTCATGATGCGTAGAATTAGAACTGGTAAACCAGACCCAAGGCTACGATATCGTCTGTAGAGATGCCAGCATCTTTATAGAACTGATCGTCGTTGTCCAGCAGGTTGATTTTATAATCAACGTAGGTGGACATGTTTTTGTTGAAGTAATAGGTTGCGCCAATGTCAGCATATTTAACCAGATCTTTATCTGTGTTATTGCCGTTATAGCCCAGGTCCTTACCTTTAGACTGCAGGTAAGAAATCGCAGGACGCAGACCGAAGTCGAACTGGTATTGTGCAGTCACTTCGAAGTTCTGAGTTTTGTTGGCGATACCGCCATTATCATCGCTACCGTAAATGGTCATGTTACGGGTTTCAGAATACATGGTTGCCAGGTAGACATTGTTCGCGTCGTATTTCAGACCTGCGGTCCATGCGTCTGCTTTATCGCCACCAGCATATTGGTTATTTTGTGCGCGACCAGCATTAACCTGGTCATTCGTACGGTCTGAAGAAGAGTAAGCCGCACCCGCGCTGAAGCCCATGCCGAAATCATAGGTTGAAGAGATACCGAAACCGTCACCGTTTTGTTTACGGAAACTACGACCACTGTTATTGGTACCTTCGTTATCGTTGTTGCCATTTTCGTTGTTACCCTGATACTGCAGGGCAAAATTCAGGCCATCAACCATACCAAAGAAGTTAGTGTTACGGTAGGTGGCTACTCCGTTGGTACGGCTGGTCATATAGACATCAGACTGTGCCCAAGTATCGCCACCGAATTCTGGCAGCATATCGGTCCAGCCTTCTACGTCGTACAGAACGCCGTAGTTACGACCGTAGTCGAATGAACCGTAATCACCCACTTTCAGGCCCGCGAATGCCAGACGGGTAAAGGCGGTGTTTTGGTCTTCGGTGCTGTTACCCATGACCTGGTATTCCCACTGACCGAAACCAACCAGCTGATCGTTAATCTGAGTTTCGCCTTTGAAACCCAGACGAGCATAAGTCTGATCACCGTCTTTAGAGGCGTCATCAGAGAAATAGTGCAGACCATCGACTTTGCCGTAAAGGTCAAGTTTGTTACCGTCTTTGTTATAAACTTCAGCTGAGTGAGCTGCACCTGCTGCCAGAAGCGCAGGAATGACCAGTGCCAATACTTTTCTATTCATTTTTTCATTCCTTAGAAAGGTTTTTATTATGATTTGAGATGAACTTTTGCCCATAACAAGAATCGGAGGAATCGTAATATTGTTTCGAATGCGGCGGCAATTAATATGAATCGGTAAAATGTTAATATTTACGTCAAAAGTTACGCATTGAAACCTTAATTATATTGAGTGATATATTTCGTTTATTTATTCATGGCGTTTATTTGTTTTTAATTAACAGTGGTGAATATTTGTTCTTGTTTTTATATTTCAGGGGACGTCATTTGATATTTGTGATCGCTGATTGAGTTTTTAAGCAAAAAATCAAAGTGTCTCTTTTACCCTCAAAAACGTACAAGTTATGCATTTTCGTCATGGCTACTATGACAACAATTCGGTTGTCCCCGCGGTGTCCTTCTTGTTGAATAGTTATGCAATATCCACGCAAAAGGATTGATGATGACTCTGCATACGCCCGTGCAAACCCGTTCAAAACTGCCTGACGTTGGCACGACGATTTTTACCGTGATTGGCCAACTCTCCGCTCAACATAACGCCATCAATCTTTCTCAGGGAGCGCCCAACTTTTCCTGCGATCCTAAACTTATCGCGGGCGTCACGCGGGCGATGGAAGCGGGGCATAACCAGTATGCCGCGATGACAGGCCTGCAGCCGCTCAAAGAGCGCATCGTCGATAAAATTGCCACGCTGTATGGCACCCGCTACGACGCCAGCAGCGAAGTCCTGATCACCGCCAGCGCCAGCGAAGGGCTCTATTCAGCCATCAGTGGGCTGGTGCATCCCGGTGATGAAGTTATCTATTTTGAACCCTCTTTCGACAGCTACGCGCCGATTGTCCGCTTGCAGGGCGCGACGCCTGTGGCGATTAAACTCACGGTGCCAGATTTTGCCGTCGACTGGGACGAAGTCCGCGCTGCGGTCACACCCCGCACCCGCATGATCATCATTAACACGCCGCACAACCCGAGCGGGCAGGTCTTTTCTGCACAAGACCTGGAACAGCTGGCGGCGATCACCCGCCAGACTGACATCATTATTTTGTCTGATGAAGTGTACGAACACGTGGTGTTTGACGGACAGCCGCATCACGGCATGGCCACGCATCCGCAGCTGGCGGAGCGTAGCGTGATCATCTCATCATTTGGAAAAACCTATCATGTCACCGGCTGGCGCGTAGGGTATTGTGTGGCTCCCGCTGAGCTGATGGACGAAATCTGCAAAGTGCATCAATTTCTGATGTTTTCTGCCGATACTCCAATGCAGTACGCCTTTGCGGAGCACATGGCCGATCCGCAAACCTGGCTGTCGCTGTCGGCGTTTTACCAGCGCAAGCGCGATCTTCTGCAAAATTTACTGGCGGAATCGCCCTTCCGTCTGCTGCCGAGCGCCGGGTCGTTCTTCCTGCTGGCTGATTACAGTCATTTCAGCGACGAAAGCGACAGCGAGATGGTTAAACGTCTGATCGTCGATTCCGGTGTGGCAACCATTCCGCTGTCGGCGTTTTATACGGACGGAACAGATAACAAATTGATCCGCCTCTCTTTTGCCAAAGACGAGGCAACATTACGGGCAGGTGCGCAGGCCCTGTGTCGGGTTAAACCACGCTAAGGAGTGTTGAGATGAAATTTAACGCATTAGTTGTCGGCATGGGATTGCTGTGTTCATTTTCTTCCTTTGCTGCGACCGAGCTGCGCTATGGCCTGGAAGCGGAGTATCCGCCGTTTGAAAGCCGCAATGCGTCGGGAGAACTGGAAGGTTTTGATATCGATCTGGGTAAGGCGATCTGTAAAGCTGCCGAACTGAAATGCAGCTGGGTTGAGACCTCCTTTGACGCGTTGATCCCGGGCTTAATGGCGAAGAAATTTGACGCCATTAACTCGGCGATGAACATCACCGATCAGCGCCGTCAGAGCATTGACTTCACCCAGCCGATCTACCGTATTCCTTCCCAACTGGTGGGCAAAGAAGGGAGCGGCGTTGAAGCGACGCCGGAAGGGTTAAAAGGCAAAACCATCGGTGTTCTGCAGGGTTCCATCCAGGAAACCTATGCCAAAGAGCACTGGGAGAAGCACGGTGTCACCGTGGTGTCTTATAAAGATCAGAATATGGCCTGGGGTGACTTGCTAAATGGTCGTATCGACGCCTCGCTGGTGATGTCAGCGGCCGGGCAGGCAGGTTTCCTCAGTAAGCCGCAGGGGAAAGGATTTGGCTTTATTGGCAAACCAGTGTCGGACGACACTATCCTCGGTAGCGGGATCGGCTTCGGGCTGCGTAAAGGTGATGAGGCCACCAAAAAACAGCTCGATACGGCCATTGAGAAAGTCCGCGCTGACGGAACGATCGACCAGCTTGCGAAGAAATACTTCCCGGGTATCGATGTCAGCGTAAAATAATAATATTGCGCCTGATTTGCCCCTGATGCAGATGTCCTTCAGGGGCTTTTTATTTTTGATGCATACATAACTTTACCGTCAATTCAGCCCATTCCCCTCGACAGAAAATATTTCTCGCTTTGCTCAGATTATCGCCGCTCAACAATTGGATTCTTAACCGTTTTTGTTTAGGCTGTGCGTTCTTTCTTGCCGTCGTTTCGCTGCGTGCGAAACTCATTCACACGACCATAAGGACGTTTTCTCAGGCATGAATCGCAGACGTTTTTTAAAAGGCTCGCTGGCCATGGCTGCCCTGAGCGGTACCGCTGGACTCTCATCGCTCTTTTCCCGTGCAGCCTTTGCTGCCGAGTCGGACATTGCCGACGGTCAGAGCCGTCGTTTTGACTTCTCTGTCCTGCAATCCATGGCGCACGATCTGGCGCAAACGCCGTGGGGCGGCGCGCCGCGTCCGTTGCCCAATACGCTGGCGACCATGACGCCGCAGGCCTACAACGCCATCAAATACGACGAAAAACAGTCCCTGTGGAACAATATCGAAGACCGTCAGTTAGACGTGCAGTTCTTCCATATGGGGATGGGTTTCCGCCGCCGTGTGCGTATGTTCTCCCTCGATTCTGCGACGTCCCAGGCGCGTGAGATCCACTTCCGCCCGGAGCTATTTAGCTACAACGATACGGATGTCGACACCAAACAGCTGCAGGGGCAGAGCGACTTAGGCTTTGCCGGTTTCCGCGCTTTTAAAGCGCCAGAGCTGGCGCGTCGCGACATCGTCTCCTTCCT
It includes:
- a CDS encoding ABC transporter substrate-binding protein gives rise to the protein MKFNALVVGMGLLCSFSSFAATELRYGLEAEYPPFESRNASGELEGFDIDLGKAICKAAELKCSWVETSFDALIPGLMAKKFDAINSAMNITDQRRQSIDFTQPIYRIPSQLVGKEGSGVEATPEGLKGKTIGVLQGSIQETYAKEHWEKHGVTVVSYKDQNMAWGDLLNGRIDASLVMSAAGQAGFLSKPQGKGFGFIGKPVSDDTILGSGIGFGLRKGDEATKKQLDTAIEKVRADGTIDQLAKKYFPGIDVSVK
- the ompC gene encoding porin OmpC, with product MNRKVLALVIPALLAAGAAHSAEVYNKDGNKLDLYGKVDGLHYFSDDASKDGDQTYARLGFKGETQINDQLVGFGQWEYQVMGNSTEDQNTAFTRLAFAGLKVGDYGSFDYGRNYGVLYDVEGWTDMLPEFGGDTWAQSDVYMTSRTNGVATYRNTNFFGMVDGLNFALQYQGNNENGNNDNEGTNNSGRSFRKQNGDGFGISSTYDFGMGFSAGAAYSSSDRTNDQVNAGRAQNNQYAGGDKADAWTAGLKYDANNVYLATMYSETRNMTIYGSDDNGGIANKTQNFEVTAQYQFDFGLRPAISYLQSKGKDLGYNGNNTDKDLVKYADIGATYYFNKNMSTYVDYKINLLDNDDQFYKDAGISTDDIVALGLVYQF
- a CDS encoding pyridoxal phosphate-dependent aminotransferase; translated protein: MTLHTPVQTRSKLPDVGTTIFTVIGQLSAQHNAINLSQGAPNFSCDPKLIAGVTRAMEAGHNQYAAMTGLQPLKERIVDKIATLYGTRYDASSEVLITASASEGLYSAISGLVHPGDEVIYFEPSFDSYAPIVRLQGATPVAIKLTVPDFAVDWDEVRAAVTPRTRMIIINTPHNPSGQVFSAQDLEQLAAITRQTDIIILSDEVYEHVVFDGQPHHGMATHPQLAERSVIISSFGKTYHVTGWRVGYCVAPAELMDEICKVHQFLMFSADTPMQYAFAEHMADPQTWLSLSAFYQRKRDLLQNLLAESPFRLLPSAGSFFLLADYSHFSDESDSEMVKRLIVDSGVATIPLSAFYTDGTDNKLIRLSFAKDEATLRAGAQALCRVKPR
- a CDS encoding LysR substrate-binding domain-containing protein, coding for MSRRTFPHNAVDAFLVTARHLNLTHAAKELCLTQGAVSRKIATLESWFGFPLFERHARGLRLSSQGSALLPDLQAAFEHLLTVAEQARAQQTVVRLKVPTCAMRWLVPRLLQVEREQPELQIALTTSTDHTVNFKTESYDAAIVFGTHLNAGDLLFEEALTPVMSPLRLNAPLETLTFLHPTRDKTDWSLWLSRQAELALTMQRNQHFDTMDLAITAAMQGLGVAIADETLVEEDIRAGRLARPFDTSVKTGASYRLVLRESRAKAAGLAAFRACLLNQDSHGASSPV